The Methylacidimicrobium sp. B4 genome contains a region encoding:
- the cmr6 gene encoding type III-B CRISPR module RAMP protein Cmr6: protein MSAQRTSDSRWLLPSDTASVLVKGNDPPFHQCTSRSLLLERFADPRKRDQRKEYLKRIFDAKPCLAEERRNAWLGFINTACKPCDLLFGRLRSRLMVNMAGGVMENAGLCLDRFGLPYIPGSAVKGCARRAAIHALRHTPVEQEEQKAHKVDRLVEIALVFGWTDGDWSDSSDFAYGCQDGKSAAILEKAAEKLWQRIYGDRQPKGKLPQALPNFAGSVHFLPAHPYRLAERDLELDVVTCHHPEYYQGKKKTAFDCEYPIPVLFLTVAPGSIFVFPLQAARHGGEEWTAKAQAWLKRGLETMGIGAKTGAGYGWCDCSEQVQKKHQEEIVQQREEHERAQKRASLEPDPERLNSFKSLKEDNLRGKINDFKDEEVYWTNQDDTYQLSLFHYLTKIDTQIYEKERHNPKSKVLRALKNLAKKFGKTPP, encoded by the coding sequence GTGAGCGCTCAGCGCACAAGCGACTCACGCTGGCTCTTGCCGAGCGACACGGCCAGCGTGTTGGTGAAGGGAAATGATCCGCCTTTTCATCAATGTACATCCCGGTCCCTGCTTTTGGAGCGCTTTGCCGATCCCCGGAAAAGAGACCAAAGGAAGGAGTATCTGAAACGCATCTTCGACGCCAAGCCATGTCTGGCGGAGGAGAGGCGAAATGCCTGGCTGGGATTCATCAACACGGCTTGCAAGCCCTGCGATCTCTTGTTTGGCCGTCTTAGATCGCGTCTTATGGTCAATATGGCGGGAGGGGTCATGGAAAATGCTGGCCTCTGTCTCGACCGCTTCGGGCTCCCCTACATCCCAGGGAGTGCCGTCAAGGGATGCGCGCGGCGAGCGGCAATCCATGCGCTTAGGCATACACCTGTAGAGCAGGAAGAGCAGAAAGCGCACAAGGTCGACCGGCTCGTAGAGATTGCCTTGGTCTTCGGATGGACCGATGGCGACTGGTCCGATTCCTCTGACTTTGCTTATGGGTGCCAGGATGGAAAATCGGCGGCAATTCTAGAGAAGGCGGCGGAAAAGCTGTGGCAACGAATTTATGGAGATCGTCAGCCCAAAGGCAAGTTGCCGCAAGCGCTTCCCAACTTCGCAGGAAGCGTCCACTTCCTTCCGGCCCACCCCTACCGTCTAGCCGAGCGTGACCTGGAACTCGACGTGGTGACCTGTCACCATCCAGAATACTATCAAGGAAAGAAGAAGACTGCCTTTGACTGTGAATATCCGATCCCAGTGCTTTTTCTCACCGTGGCACCTGGGTCCATTTTCGTGTTTCCATTGCAAGCGGCTCGACACGGCGGAGAGGAGTGGACGGCGAAGGCACAAGCTTGGCTGAAAAGAGGCCTAGAGACGATGGGTATCGGCGCTAAGACGGGGGCAGGTTACGGTTGGTGTGATTGTTCGGAACAAGTCCAGAAGAAGCATCAAGAGGAGATCGTGCAGCAGCGAGAAGAGCACGAACGCGCTCAGAAACGGGCCAGCCTTGAGCCGGATCCGGAGCGCCTGAATTCCTTTAAGAGCCTTAAAGAGGACAATCTTCGAGGGAAAATTAATGATTTCAAGGACGAAGAAGTCTATTGGACCAATCAAGACGACACGTACCAACTCTCGCTTTTTCACTATTTAACGAAGATTGATACACAAATTTACGAAAAGGAGCGGCACAACCCAAAGAGCAAAGTTCTCAGGGCCCTCAAAAATCTCGCCAAAAAGTTTGGAAAGACCCCGCCGTGA
- a CDS encoding DNA-3-methyladenine glycosylase — translation MSGSASGWQSLGRISRAEIDCERSLSCGQTFSWARLHDGSWIGVVGTAAYRITPEKEDYAIESLRGSRQALLDYFASSVDWTRVAHALPSDPVLASAWVAGQGIRILAQDPWEALASFLCSPVKPIPEIRRITWMLRAEWGRPIAGSRLCTFPAPEALASAPGEALLARRLGFRARSLQAVARLLAEDPDFFPRLGTQSTGEARAHLCELPGVGRKIADCVLLFGLGRYDAFPIDIWMERLLRKLYFAHRKEVSARRIAEFAAAHFGPYGGYAQQLLYFWYRRSAGRNPARELALSPEEEAQLGL, via the coding sequence GTGTCCGGCTCCGCCAGCGGTTGGCAGAGCTTGGGGAGGATCTCCCGCGCCGAAATCGACTGCGAGCGCTCCCTCTCGTGCGGACAAACCTTTTCCTGGGCCCGGTTGCACGACGGCTCGTGGATCGGGGTCGTTGGCACCGCCGCCTACCGGATCACTCCCGAAAAGGAGGACTACGCCATCGAAAGCCTCCGGGGAAGTCGGCAAGCCCTCCTCGACTACTTTGCCTCCTCCGTCGATTGGACTCGGGTGGCCCATGCTCTCCCCTCCGATCCTGTGCTCGCCTCCGCCTGGGTCGCCGGCCAGGGAATCCGCATCCTCGCTCAGGATCCCTGGGAGGCCTTGGCCAGCTTCCTCTGCTCGCCGGTCAAGCCGATCCCCGAGATCCGCCGGATCACCTGGATGCTTCGGGCGGAATGGGGAAGGCCCATTGCCGGGAGCCGCCTTTGCACCTTTCCGGCGCCGGAAGCGCTCGCCTCCGCCCCAGGGGAAGCGCTGCTGGCCCGCCGCTTGGGCTTCCGCGCCCGTTCCCTCCAAGCGGTTGCTCGTCTTCTCGCCGAAGACCCGGACTTCTTCCCTCGTCTTGGGACCCAGTCCACCGGGGAGGCCCGCGCCCACCTCTGCGAGCTGCCTGGCGTCGGGAGAAAGATCGCTGACTGCGTTCTCCTCTTCGGGCTCGGCAGGTATGATGCCTTTCCGATTGATATCTGGATGGAGCGGCTTCTTCGGAAGCTCTACTTTGCCCATCGGAAAGAGGTATCGGCCCGGAGGATCGCGGAATTCGCCGCCGCGCATTTTGGTCCGTACGGGGGCTATGCGCAGCAGCTTCTCTATTTCTGGTACCGCCGATCGGCGGGCCGAAACCCCGCCCGGGAGCTGGCGCTGAGCCCGGAAGAGGAAGCGCAGCTCGGGCTTTAG
- a CDS encoding DUF2892 domain-containing protein, whose translation MLVNEGKTERVLRVLAGLALLIGLPLILSGPAKWWGVIGLLPLITGLVGYCPAWSLFGINTCRVKNSHEAPHRG comes from the coding sequence ATGTTAGTCAATGAAGGAAAAACGGAGCGTGTTCTCCGAGTGCTGGCCGGCTTGGCTCTTCTCATCGGACTGCCGCTGATCCTCTCCGGTCCCGCCAAATGGTGGGGAGTGATTGGCTTGCTTCCCCTCATCACCGGGCTGGTCGGATACTGTCCCGCTTGGTCCCTCTTCGGGATCAACACCTGCCGGGTGAAGAACTCCCACGAAGCGCCCCATCGCGGATAG
- the cmr5 gene encoding type III-B CRISPR module-associated protein Cmr5: MHNLEQERAKHALEKSKDLDRQAVNKLPALIMNNGLLATIAFATDGDSRGGMAKAMDAIADHLAKRQLIERQLIGEVTAKKMLEALAGKESVQLRLATEEALAYLVYLKRYAQKKTKENQKGGMR; the protein is encoded by the coding sequence ATGCACAACCTCGAGCAGGAGCGGGCCAAGCATGCGTTGGAGAAGAGCAAGGATCTCGACCGACAAGCCGTCAACAAGCTTCCGGCCTTGATCATGAATAACGGGCTTTTGGCGACCATCGCCTTTGCCACCGACGGAGACTCCCGAGGCGGGATGGCTAAGGCGATGGATGCGATCGCCGACCATTTGGCTAAGCGCCAGCTTATTGAGCGCCAGCTTATTGGGGAGGTCACCGCCAAGAAGATGCTCGAGGCGCTCGCAGGGAAAGAATCGGTGCAGCTTCGGTTAGCCACAGAGGAAGCGCTGGCCTATCTAGTCTATCTCAAGCGGTATGCTCAAAAGAAAACCAAAGAAAACCAAAAGGGGGGAATGAGGTGA
- a CDS encoding type III-B CRISPR module-associated Cmr3 family protein, with protein MESFDLIPIDTLFFRDARPLAAGSAYGRGARWPLPPALHSALRTALLSKAGTLPAAYRPGALRRGVPRGRMGSDAFQWLHIHGPFPVLGKKTYFPRPADLVVDQGKAGFLFPVRPINRENDLLPGENNLPRPLLYACARAKAAKEEHPVQWIEHASFEKYLADKPFDLPGEEELWDSEKRIGVSIDPGRQTAREGQLYVAEHLRLRDGARLRFAVNVPPAHKERHPEEDGLLVNDLAESTICFGGEGRFVRVRKAPSPLQLPRIDLAGQRVKWVLLTPAVFLYGWRPGWVDEAGRVRLRVIDKEARREFRRRRRSDPAWQYNEDEETAPRISARLVAACLGKPEPVSGWALLPRIGNGSEGDGTPGAGSKPTMLAVPAGSVYYFEAENEREAQNLAEALHGRCRSDFLGEKGLGLGVCGSWQLLEASKRHGPESDVAGRQGRSASGEERIS; from the coding sequence ATGGAAAGCTTTGATTTGATTCCAATCGATACCCTCTTCTTCCGAGATGCACGGCCTCTTGCTGCCGGTAGCGCCTATGGTCGAGGGGCCCGTTGGCCGTTGCCCCCGGCCCTTCATAGCGCCTTGAGGACCGCCCTGCTCTCGAAAGCGGGGACTCTGCCCGCCGCATATCGGCCTGGTGCCTTACGCAGGGGAGTTCCCCGCGGTCGAATGGGGAGCGATGCCTTTCAATGGCTCCACATCCACGGGCCCTTTCCCGTTCTTGGAAAGAAAACCTACTTTCCGCGTCCTGCCGATCTGGTGGTGGACCAAGGCAAGGCAGGCTTCCTATTCCCCGTAAGGCCGATCAATAGAGAAAACGATCTCTTGCCTGGAGAAAACAATCTGCCGCGTCCACTTCTCTACGCCTGTGCCAGAGCCAAGGCAGCAAAGGAGGAGCACCCGGTTCAATGGATCGAGCATGCCTCCTTTGAGAAATATCTGGCGGATAAGCCATTCGACTTGCCGGGCGAGGAAGAGCTTTGGGACTCTGAGAAACGAATCGGGGTTTCGATCGATCCCGGGAGACAAACCGCCAGGGAGGGGCAGCTCTATGTTGCCGAGCATCTGCGGCTGCGGGATGGGGCTCGGCTTCGATTTGCGGTCAACGTCCCTCCTGCTCACAAGGAGCGGCATCCGGAAGAGGATGGGCTGCTCGTGAACGATCTGGCGGAATCGACCATCTGCTTTGGCGGAGAGGGGCGCTTTGTTCGCGTGAGGAAGGCCCCAAGCCCATTGCAACTGCCGCGGATCGATCTAGCTGGGCAGCGGGTGAAGTGGGTTCTTCTGACTCCCGCTGTCTTCCTTTACGGCTGGCGTCCCGGCTGGGTAGACGAAGCGGGGCGGGTCCGCTTGCGGGTGATCGACAAGGAGGCTCGTCGGGAGTTTCGGAGAAGGCGCCGAAGCGACCCTGCTTGGCAATACAACGAAGACGAAGAGACCGCTCCTCGGATTTCCGCCCGGCTTGTGGCCGCCTGTCTAGGGAAGCCCGAGCCCGTGAGCGGCTGGGCTCTTCTTCCCCGCATTGGCAATGGCAGCGAAGGCGATGGGACACCAGGGGCTGGGTCCAAGCCGACCATGCTGGCTGTTCCGGCAGGCTCCGTCTACTACTTCGAGGCGGAAAACGAGAGGGAGGCCCAAAACCTCGCCGAGGCTCTCCACGGACGCTGCCGCTCTGATTTCCTAGGGGAGAAGGGCCTCGGCCTCGGAGTTTGCGGCTCCTGGCAGCTTTTGGAAGCCTCAAAGCGGCATGGGCCAGAGAGCGACGTCGCTGGACGTCAGGGGAGGAGCGCGAGCGGAGAAGAAAGGATAAGCTGA
- a CDS encoding aspartate aminotransferase family protein has protein sequence MPFDLPGIVRSRMGENYSLHQKHLNRTLVRVQQIIGFDKVYARAKGAYLYDREDNEYLDFLSGFGVFSIGRNHPVPQKAIRDALDLDLPNMVQMDSALLSGLLAEALVQRFASQGASHLDSVFLCNSGTEAVEGAIKFARAGTGRPRLLSLQNSFHGLSMGSLSLTGNPFFHEGFAPFLPGCQTVPSGDLGILEHELQKGDVAALIIEAVQGKGVQFPRDDYFVQAQALCRRHGTLLICDEVQSGLGRTGRWFAFEHWGLQPDIVTLAKALSAGYVPCGAILTRRSIYQKVFSRLDRCIVHSSTFGRNNLACACGLAALSVLEEEKLVENAARMGERLEQGLLALQKQHEIIKEVRVKGLMMAVEFAEPRSLRLKMAWKTVHALDPGLFPQLVVSQLMAKHRILTQVAANNADVIKALPPLIVGPKEIDHFLGALDSVLTELRKFPGPLWEMGTNFVKAMRNGAEQPLSV, from the coding sequence ATGCCTTTCGATCTTCCGGGAATCGTCCGTTCCCGCATGGGGGAAAACTACTCCCTGCACCAGAAGCATCTGAACCGGACGCTCGTTCGAGTGCAGCAGATCATCGGCTTCGACAAGGTCTATGCGCGGGCCAAGGGGGCCTATCTCTACGATCGTGAAGACAACGAGTATCTCGATTTCCTGAGCGGATTCGGGGTCTTTTCGATCGGACGGAACCATCCGGTGCCTCAGAAGGCGATCCGTGACGCCCTCGATCTGGACCTGCCGAACATGGTCCAGATGGATTCCGCCCTTCTGAGCGGGCTCTTGGCGGAAGCGCTCGTCCAGCGCTTCGCCTCCCAGGGTGCCTCGCATCTCGACTCGGTCTTCCTCTGTAACAGCGGGACCGAAGCGGTGGAGGGGGCGATCAAGTTTGCGCGCGCCGGAACCGGACGGCCACGGCTCCTTTCGCTGCAAAACTCCTTCCACGGCCTCTCGATGGGGTCGCTCTCCCTGACGGGCAACCCCTTCTTTCATGAAGGCTTTGCGCCCTTCCTTCCCGGCTGTCAGACCGTCCCGTCGGGAGACCTGGGGATCCTGGAGCACGAGCTCCAGAAAGGGGACGTGGCCGCCTTGATCATCGAGGCGGTACAAGGGAAAGGGGTTCAGTTTCCCCGAGACGATTACTTCGTGCAGGCGCAGGCGCTCTGCCGGCGGCATGGAACCCTTCTGATCTGCGACGAGGTGCAATCGGGGCTCGGACGAACGGGCAGATGGTTTGCCTTCGAGCACTGGGGGCTCCAGCCCGACATCGTCACGCTGGCCAAGGCGCTCTCCGCAGGATATGTGCCCTGTGGGGCCATCCTGACGCGGCGCTCGATCTACCAGAAAGTCTTCAGCCGGCTCGACCGGTGCATTGTTCATTCCTCGACCTTTGGAAGAAACAACCTCGCCTGCGCCTGCGGATTGGCCGCGCTCTCCGTCCTGGAAGAGGAGAAGCTCGTCGAAAACGCGGCCCGGATGGGAGAACGGCTGGAGCAGGGCCTCCTGGCGCTCCAAAAGCAGCACGAAATCATCAAGGAGGTTCGGGTCAAGGGGCTCATGATGGCCGTTGAATTCGCCGAGCCACGATCCTTGCGCCTCAAGATGGCCTGGAAGACCGTGCATGCGCTCGATCCGGGGCTCTTCCCTCAGCTCGTGGTCTCTCAGCTCATGGCGAAGCACCGCATCCTGACGCAAGTCGCGGCGAATAACGCGGATGTGATCAAGGCGCTCCCCCCGCTGATCGTCGGTCCCAAGGAGATCGACCATTTCCTGGGCGCTCTCGACTCGGTCCTGACCGAGCTACGAAAATTTCCGGGTCCCTTGTGGGAGATGGGAACCAACTTCGTCAAGGCGATGCGCAACGGCGCGGAGCAACCGCTCTCCGTCTAA
- the cmr4 gene encoding type III-B CRISPR module RAMP protein Cmr4, which produces MTEAIEVEAEGPNGREGAKEESLCSPLYIFTRTPLHVGAGASVGAIDLPIQRERHTGFPIIPGSTLKGVFADCCYEQKGNGSPTTTRSSDGKWLFGSDDAENAAAGALQFSEAKLLAFPIRSAKGCFAWITCPLILKRYARDLGKESLVASLPDVKEEEARFDTGTLGIGKKVILEEYAFTHVGDPSSEIGEALAALLPEDPIWTNIWTKEKKRLVILSDASMSFFARSSCEVAQHVKISDETGAAEEGALFNQENVPSETMFYSLVRASQERRGGEAAERRSPRAARSAFRRLLEQEKGVFQFGADAGTGLGFCTVRLEEEAERQS; this is translated from the coding sequence ATGACCGAGGCGATAGAAGTGGAAGCAGAAGGACCGAATGGCAGGGAGGGAGCCAAAGAAGAATCGCTCTGCTCCCCTTTGTACATCTTCACACGAACGCCCCTTCATGTCGGAGCCGGAGCATCCGTCGGAGCCATCGATCTGCCGATCCAGCGAGAGCGCCATACCGGTTTTCCGATCATTCCCGGGAGCACGCTCAAGGGTGTCTTTGCCGATTGCTGCTATGAGCAAAAGGGTAACGGCAGTCCAACGACAACTCGAAGCAGCGACGGGAAGTGGCTTTTTGGTTCCGATGACGCTGAGAACGCTGCGGCTGGCGCGCTCCAGTTTTCGGAGGCGAAGCTCTTGGCCTTCCCGATCCGATCGGCCAAAGGCTGCTTTGCTTGGATCACTTGCCCTCTGATCTTGAAGCGCTATGCCAGGGATCTTGGGAAGGAGTCGCTCGTGGCAAGCCTGCCAGATGTGAAGGAGGAAGAGGCTCGCTTCGATACGGGAACCCTTGGGATCGGAAAAAAGGTGATCCTTGAGGAGTATGCCTTTACCCACGTTGGCGACCCGTCCTCGGAGATTGGGGAAGCCCTAGCCGCGCTGCTTCCAGAGGATCCAATCTGGACCAATATCTGGACTAAGGAGAAAAAGCGGCTTGTCATCCTCTCCGATGCTTCAATGAGCTTCTTTGCCCGCTCCTCCTGCGAGGTCGCGCAGCACGTGAAGATTAGCGACGAAACCGGGGCAGCGGAAGAGGGGGCGCTCTTTAATCAGGAGAACGTGCCAAGCGAAACCATGTTCTACTCCCTCGTCCGTGCCTCCCAGGAGCGGCGGGGAGGCGAGGCTGCCGAGAGACGGTCTCCCCGCGCTGCCCGGTCCGCCTTTCGAAGGCTTCTCGAACAGGAGAAAGGGGTCTTCCAGTTCGGCGCCGACGCGGGAACCGGGCTCGGTTTCTGCACGGTCCGGTTGGAGGAAGAGGCTGAGAGGCAATCCTAA
- a CDS encoding DnaJ C-terminal domain-containing protein, which yields MMEFRDYYKVLGVPRSASADEIRSAFRKLARQYHPDVAKDKKKAEDKFREINEAYEVLGDPEKRKRYDQLGSTWEEGQEFQPPPQWRSGTRWAQTPEEYGFQVGGTGFSDFFEAFFSDGGGLSSLFGRRRSSGMGASRAGADVEADLAITLEEAMQGTSKEIHLRRQEPGKPGFRSQTYQVSIPAGVREGQRIRLAGQGQPAPPGGRPGDLFLRIRYARHPYFRVEGSDLLYELELPPWSVALGTHADIPALTGGVRLRIPPGSSSGQRFRLAGLGLPRKQGGRGDLYVTLAVRMPKAPTPQERELWEKLARASHPEAGQGG from the coding sequence ATGATGGAATTTCGCGATTACTACAAGGTCTTGGGCGTGCCGCGGAGTGCCTCCGCCGACGAGATCCGCTCCGCATTCCGAAAGCTGGCGCGTCAATACCATCCCGACGTGGCCAAGGATAAGAAGAAGGCCGAGGACAAGTTCCGCGAGATCAACGAGGCCTACGAGGTCCTCGGCGATCCCGAGAAGCGAAAACGCTACGACCAGCTCGGCTCGACATGGGAAGAGGGCCAGGAATTTCAGCCGCCGCCGCAATGGAGAAGCGGAACCCGGTGGGCCCAGACCCCGGAAGAATATGGTTTCCAGGTCGGAGGGACGGGCTTCAGCGATTTCTTCGAAGCGTTCTTCTCCGATGGGGGAGGTCTCAGCTCTCTCTTCGGGCGCCGTCGCTCTTCGGGAATGGGCGCTTCGCGCGCAGGGGCTGACGTGGAGGCGGACCTGGCCATTACGCTCGAGGAGGCGATGCAGGGGACCTCCAAGGAAATCCACCTCCGTCGGCAGGAACCCGGGAAGCCGGGCTTCCGTTCGCAGACCTATCAGGTCTCCATCCCCGCCGGAGTCCGGGAAGGGCAGCGGATCCGGCTGGCGGGCCAGGGGCAACCCGCTCCGCCGGGCGGCCGCCCAGGCGATCTTTTCCTCCGAATCCGCTATGCCCGCCATCCCTATTTTCGCGTCGAGGGAAGCGACCTTCTCTACGAGCTCGAGCTTCCCCCTTGGTCCGTCGCGCTGGGCACGCACGCCGACATTCCGGCGCTGACCGGCGGGGTTCGCTTGCGGATTCCTCCGGGATCGAGCTCGGGCCAAAGGTTCCGGCTGGCCGGGCTCGGGCTGCCGCGAAAGCAGGGAGGGCGGGGTGACCTCTACGTGACGCTGGCCGTCCGGATGCCGAAAGCTCCGACCCCGCAAGAGAGGGAGCTTTGGGAAAAGCTGGCCCGGGCTTCGCATCCCGAAGCAGGCCAGGGCGGTTGA
- the cas10 gene encoding type III-B CRISPR-associated protein Cas10/Cmr2, translated as MNAMNFWQRKLLALLHDPPSKAFNLREHEEIAASHLRAAGFDRQSVRWFFDKKCDHAAAAADRIIFPKPSVLSSPFQGRFHHPLGEGRLVFSPPIEPDDAEAKVAKGQPQYEGISNVEDLPGCPAGSGRDWANFFLHWRLWPYFAAEQDPRLSFLPADTRIPDHTIWTHCAITSALQGCVEVTGDGPNTEIRSFSPAFLLMQVGPVQEFIAQARKTRDLWSGSYLLSFLMAHGLKAITDRIGPDAILFPSLCGQPLFDWLHKKELYDRVSPELWQDLCVTDKQILTPNLPNRFLALVPSERAKALAEAAEASIRQCLNDISEKCLDWFKKQGNPLDSKGEGRWREQVDHFLSIHWQTWPWAASPEQARLEHEALFGEDPEKNGLAKRFRAYHHAAQEGIPRDHLDPRNYRHRSWKEGSQWTSEILFNADGLPEVENPGFAWSIHYSMVDSHLAARRNTRDFPFWGKPEELARRSGLPKDVLSGKEESVGGKEWLESLEKIPGHLFRPGEILGALNLIKRVWHKAYLEPGSEERSKIDGSDGSARFDSVPDVAAADWVEELRERLEGEPEGSQIRNSLAQFGQSLDVAKEEVDLPDYRPYSECKDSKEWINKNSPSLFHEPEIRRWIRDRREKAESSRCSEAARNLKRLYDEVGSSPRRYVAVLALDGDSMGKWLSGENLPPLKSQLSSESLNYFSKEQPNAKDPKALCELKESKRLLTPSFHLELSTALANFAIYLAWPIVESFQGELIYAGGDDVLAMLPARNALRCAAALRMAFQGNPKLHSSFRGVKEADEDQWGFAVLDADWWRTRQQVKLPRDYHILVPGRRADLSAGIAIGHMYSPLQNLMEAARAAEKRAKSKLGYGRSAFAISLFKRSGEILQWGAKWESSAIGLSEEFARLSRKEREKKRKLSGRFPYALAALLRTYSLAEPAGRMRIDESIAPLCRADLEYVVSRQAAQEWDQAERNAFFSLASRYLEECREENRLLDDFLGPFLTEAFLEDQRD; from the coding sequence ATGAACGCCATGAACTTCTGGCAGCGGAAGCTCCTGGCTCTTCTGCACGATCCGCCAAGCAAGGCCTTCAATCTCCGAGAGCATGAGGAGATTGCGGCTTCCCATCTGCGTGCAGCCGGCTTCGATCGGCAAAGCGTTCGCTGGTTTTTTGATAAGAAGTGCGATCATGCAGCCGCCGCAGCGGATCGGATCATCTTCCCGAAACCATCCGTCCTCAGTTCCCCATTCCAGGGCCGATTCCACCATCCCTTGGGGGAAGGGAGGCTCGTTTTTAGCCCGCCGATCGAGCCAGACGATGCGGAAGCGAAGGTGGCGAAAGGCCAGCCTCAGTACGAAGGGATTAGCAATGTGGAGGACCTTCCGGGTTGCCCCGCCGGATCGGGCAGGGACTGGGCCAACTTCTTCCTCCACTGGCGGCTCTGGCCATACTTCGCAGCAGAGCAAGACCCAAGGCTTTCCTTCTTGCCAGCGGATACCCGAATCCCGGATCACACCATTTGGACCCATTGCGCGATTACCAGCGCCCTCCAGGGATGCGTGGAGGTCACCGGAGACGGTCCGAACACCGAAATTCGTTCCTTTTCTCCCGCCTTCCTCCTCATGCAGGTCGGCCCGGTCCAGGAATTTATTGCCCAAGCTCGGAAGACGCGCGACCTATGGAGCGGAAGCTATCTCCTCTCTTTTTTGATGGCACACGGGCTCAAGGCGATCACCGACCGCATCGGCCCGGATGCGATTCTTTTTCCATCCCTGTGCGGCCAGCCCCTCTTTGACTGGCTCCACAAGAAGGAACTGTACGATCGAGTGAGCCCTGAACTCTGGCAGGACCTCTGTGTAACCGACAAGCAGATCCTCACCCCCAATCTTCCCAACCGCTTTCTTGCGCTCGTTCCTTCGGAACGCGCCAAGGCCCTGGCCGAGGCTGCCGAGGCATCGATCCGGCAATGCCTCAACGACATCTCCGAGAAGTGCCTGGACTGGTTTAAGAAGCAAGGCAATCCGCTCGACTCCAAGGGAGAGGGGAGGTGGCGAGAGCAGGTCGACCATTTTCTTTCGATCCATTGGCAGACCTGGCCCTGGGCCGCCTCTCCGGAGCAGGCTCGCTTGGAGCATGAGGCCCTTTTTGGAGAGGATCCTGAGAAGAATGGCCTTGCCAAGCGGTTCCGCGCCTACCACCACGCCGCTCAGGAGGGAATTCCTCGAGATCATCTCGATCCCCGCAACTATCGCCATCGCAGTTGGAAGGAGGGGAGTCAGTGGACATCGGAAATCCTGTTCAATGCGGACGGGCTTCCCGAGGTTGAGAACCCCGGATTTGCCTGGTCGATCCATTACTCGATGGTCGACTCCCATCTCGCTGCTCGACGGAATACCCGGGACTTTCCCTTTTGGGGGAAGCCTGAAGAGCTCGCGCGGCGCTCCGGTCTCCCCAAAGACGTCCTCTCGGGGAAGGAGGAGTCGGTTGGAGGAAAGGAGTGGCTGGAGAGCTTGGAGAAGATCCCGGGGCATCTCTTCCGGCCTGGGGAGATCCTGGGAGCCCTGAACCTCATCAAGCGGGTCTGGCACAAGGCGTATTTGGAACCCGGTTCTGAGGAAAGATCAAAGATTGATGGCTCTGATGGCTCTGCTCGCTTCGACTCAGTTCCCGACGTGGCTGCCGCCGATTGGGTCGAGGAGCTTCGGGAAAGGCTGGAAGGGGAACCAGAGGGAAGTCAGATTCGTAACTCGCTCGCCCAATTCGGGCAATCGCTGGATGTGGCGAAGGAGGAAGTGGATTTACCCGATTATCGCCCCTATTCGGAATGCAAGGACAGCAAGGAATGGATTAACAAAAACTCTCCTTCTCTTTTCCACGAGCCGGAGATCCGACGCTGGATCCGGGATCGGCGGGAGAAGGCGGAGTCCTCGAGGTGCAGTGAGGCTGCGCGGAATCTCAAGAGGCTCTATGACGAAGTAGGGAGCTCTCCACGCCGCTACGTCGCTGTCCTTGCGCTCGATGGCGACTCGATGGGCAAGTGGTTGAGCGGCGAAAATCTGCCACCGCTAAAGAGCCAGTTGTCCTCCGAGTCCTTGAACTATTTTAGCAAAGAGCAGCCAAATGCGAAGGATCCAAAAGCCCTATGCGAGCTTAAAGAAAGCAAACGGCTTCTGACCCCAAGCTTTCACCTCGAGTTGAGCACAGCGCTCGCCAACTTTGCGATCTACCTCGCTTGGCCGATCGTCGAATCCTTTCAAGGAGAGCTCATCTATGCTGGAGGCGATGATGTCCTTGCCATGCTCCCCGCCCGCAATGCGCTGCGTTGCGCTGCCGCACTTCGCATGGCCTTTCAAGGCAATCCGAAACTTCATTCCTCTTTTCGGGGCGTCAAAGAGGCCGATGAGGATCAGTGGGGCTTCGCTGTCCTGGACGCTGACTGGTGGCGGACCAGACAGCAAGTCAAGCTTCCTCGAGATTACCACATCCTCGTGCCCGGAAGGCGGGCGGATCTCTCCGCAGGGATTGCCATTGGCCATATGTATAGCCCGCTGCAGAACCTCATGGAAGCGGCAAGGGCCGCTGAGAAGAGGGCCAAAAGCAAATTGGGGTACGGCAGGTCGGCCTTCGCGATCAGCCTCTTTAAGCGGTCAGGGGAGATTCTGCAGTGGGGAGCAAAGTGGGAGTCGTCTGCGATCGGGCTTAGCGAAGAGTTTGCGAGGCTTTCGCGAAAGGAGAGAGAGAAGAAGCGGAAGCTCTCGGGACGCTTTCCCTATGCGCTAGCCGCTCTCTTGCGCACTTATTCGCTAGCGGAGCCGGCGGGTCGCATGAGGATCGATGAGTCGATCGCCCCCCTCTGTCGGGCCGATCTAGAGTACGTTGTGAGCCGCCAAGCGGCTCAAGAGTGGGACCAAGCCGAACGGAATGCGTTTTTCTCGCTTGCCTCTCGGTATCTGGAGGAATGTCGCGAGGAAAATAGGCTTCTGGACGACTTCCTTGGACCGTTCCTGACCGAGGCCTTTTTGGAGGATCAACGGGACTGA